The Mytilus galloprovincialis chromosome 4, xbMytGall1.hap1.1, whole genome shotgun sequence genome contains a region encoding:
- the LOC143070883 gene encoding M-phase inducer phosphatase 1-A-like: MDLPRDSFFQKCDDMMAALFDDDDSGLGMDFDFRNDGAISPAKPADKSQKRQRRFSPESGTYSKQSHDLKAARSETLATEPIADGDMIGDGSRNCRLPTVFDSRHDLKCISADTLADVIRGSHNIGNYSIIDCRYPYEFQGGHITNADNMFKPEDLGRLFTSTSPSVLIFHCEFSIERGPAMCRNLRQKDRETNGDNYPHLFYPEIYLLQDGYKSFYQTYPELCTPEGYLPMLDKSHASDLRHFRVKSKSWSVGQKSKPKKPVRLFD, encoded by the exons ATGGATCTTCCACGCGACAGTTTCTTCCAAAAGTGTGACGACATGATGGCAGCCTTATTTGATGATGATGATTCTGGTCTTGGGATGGACTTTGATTTCAGAAAT GATGGCGCCATTTCACCAGCCAAGCCAGCAGACAAATCACAGAAGCGTCAGAGGAGGTTCTCTCCAGAAAGTGGTACCTACAGCAAACAGAGCCATGATCTTAAAGCAGCTAGATCGGAG ACCCTAGCTACTGAACCTATAGCAGATGGTGACATGATTGGAGACGGTTCCAGAAACTGTCGTCTGCCTACAGTGTTTGATTCCCGCCATGACCTCAAATGTATTTCAGCAGATACG CTAGCCGACGTCATTAGAGGTTCACACAACATTGGTAACTACTCCATAATTGACTGCAGATATCCGTACGAGTTTCAAGGTGGACATATAACA AATGCAGACAACATGTTTAAGCCAGAAGACCTCGGCCGTCTGTTTACCAGCACATCGCCTTCAGTGTTGATCTTtcattgtgaattttccattgaAAGAGGTCCAGCTAT gTGCCGCAATCTTCGACAGAAAGACCGAGAGACCAACGGTGATAACTACCCTCATCTGTTTTACCCTGAGATATACCTTCTACAAGACGGTTACAAATCATTCTATCAGACATACCCA GAACTATGTACTCCGGAGGGCTACCTGCCAATGCTTGATAAGAGCCATGCCTCCGATCTACGTCACTTCCGTGTAAAGTCCAAGTCATGGTCTGTTGGTCAGAAGAGTAAACCAAAGAAGCCTGTCCGTTTGTTCGATTGA